From the genome of Simkania negevensis Z:
ATGACTGAATCATGAGTCTAAAAAATCTGGCTTATTTTTTTTGTGGGGTAATAGTTACAGGCATTACGTTCATAGCGTGGAACTACATTGATCGTTCTCATGTATCAATATCTGAAGAAGCTTTAGGAGGGATGTTCTATGAAGAACTGGCTAAATATCCAGCAGAATGTGATGTAGATAAAATCACATTAGTCATGAGAGATATTTCTTATGGTAAAAGAAAAAAAATGTCACGGCAAGATAGAGAAGAGATTCTTTTTGAACTTGCTTCAAGAGAATCAGAAGAAATTGCTAGACAAAATTTATTACTCGCTGAAGCTTATTTAAAATCGATTAGTAATCGACCTGAGATCATGTCAGTTATAGACGAAAAGGTTTACATCGAAATACTACAGCAAGGATCAGGCGAAAAAGTCTCTCAAGAAGATTGTGTATCTATAAAATTTGTACAATATGACATTGACGGAAAGGTGATTAGAGATACGCAAGAACAAGCTATAATGATTCCACTTTCAAGAATGATTAAGGGGTTTAAGGTTGGTTTAGAGGGGACAAAGGTTGGTGAACGCAGAAAAATATATATTCATCCTGATTGTGGATTTAGCAAAATTGGGAGAAGCGATTATCCTAATCAGCTTTTAATTTATGAAGTACAGGTTGTCTCTATTCATTCACATTCTTCTGATTAGAAACGAAATGGGTTTCAACAATCTTGTTAAAACTTGATTCACGACTTAAAGAAGTTGGAAGAGCGACTTGGGTTATTCAAGTCTAAGTAAAAAAGATTATATCGGCGTCTAGCTCGATAGTACCACTCTCTCAGGTTACTTAAAAATGGGCGATGGTTTGTTCTTTAAATTTTGAAAAAATCCCTATCTGGTGTATTTTTGTAGCATAAATTTCTATAATGTAACGATGATTTTGTAAGAAATTTAGAAAGTTATTTTTGAGGACTTGTGGGCACAAATCTAAAAAATTTACCTCGAATTTGTAACGCTTCGAACATGTATGAAGATGGATTGCATCATCTATCAATGTTTGAAGGCGGTTATATTAATTTTGGTTATTGGGATCACGTCAAGTCCGATAATGGTATTTTAACTAAATCTCAGAGAATTGAAAGTGAGAAAAATCTTTATAGATTTGTTGGCAAAAGAATGCGTCTTGGGAATCGTGATAAAGTTTTGGAGTTAGGCTGCGGGTTGGGCCTTGGGACCGTATTCCTTTATGAAAACTATTACATTGATGAAATAATAGGCGTGGATTTTTCGGAAAACCAGATTGCTAGAGCTATGGAACTGCATTCAGACTTGTTAGCTCATTCAAAAAAAGTTGTTTTTCAAAAAGGTGATGCGCAAAGCCTGGAGTTTGAAGACGAAAGCTTCTCGAAAGTGATTTCAATTGAAGCTGCTCAACATTTTGAGTCATTTGAATTGTTTGCCAATGAATCTTATCGTGTGTTGAAGAAAGATGGTCTTTTAGGGATTGCAACCTTCTTTGGGAAAGGTGCAGAAGGTTTTTCAGAAGCCTGTAGCCTTATTCCGACGATAGAAAATGGCACTGATAAGTTGTATATGGTATCTGATATAGAAAAAATTTTGTATAATGCAGGATTTAAAGATGTTGAGATAATAAGCATCGGTAAGAATGTATGGGACTATCTTGATAGATGGATCAGTCAAGGAAGTTTGAAAGATTCCTGGGATAGAAATTGGCTTTTAGGTTATAAAAAGCAAATATTCGATTATTATGTTTTGTTAGCTAAAAAACCAATTTGAGTTTTATAGATCATCAAATAAAAATAGACTTAATGAAGCACGCACTTATAATTTTTTATTTTATTTTATTTCCACTGATGAGTTTTTGTGGTACTAATGAACCTTTAAAAAAATGCAATGAGACGTTTACGCAGTGGTTTACAGGACCATTGTTCACGCCTATGGCAATAACCCAACCAAAAAACCAACCTGCTTTAGAAGTTACAACCGGTTTTAAGAATCAATATGGCATTTATGGTGAAAATTGGAGCATAAAATATTCCTCAAATTTATGGTCTATTTTTAATTATTACGATGTGCAACTTGGTATTAGTTCTATATTGGGGATGGAAATTATTGCGTCTTGGACAGCAAACTTTCGAAAAAATGTCAGTTCATTTCATTTACAAGATACTACTGTTAGAATAGGTTTTCAGATTTGTAACGAAGTTCCAGACACATGGGTTCCTGATTTCAGAATTATTTTTCAGGAAGTGTTTCCAACTGGGAAGTATAATAATTTGAATCCTTTAAAGTGTGCAACTGATTTAACTGGACTTGGATCATATCAAACAGGAATTTATCTTGCATTTCAAAAGCTTTTCAAATTGTACAATAGACATAAATACCAAATGAGATTTAGTGCTGGTTATTTTGTGCCATCAAAAGTCAATGTAGAGGGATTTAACGCTTATGGAGGAGGCTACGGGACCCAAGGTAAGATATATCCTGGTAGCTATATATCGATTTATTGCTCTGGAGAGTACAATTTCAATGGTTGTTGGGCGGTGGCTTTTGATTCGAATTTTCAGTACAACTTTAAGGGGAGGTTTTCTGGAAAAAATGGGCACATGGCGAATGGTATAAAAGCTACTATTTCTTCACCTGAGGCTGTAACATTTACAATCGCACCAGAACTAGAACACACTTTTACAGAATCAACCGGGATGTTACTAGGAGCATGGTTTAGCGTTTTTGGCAAGAATTCTCCTTCCTTTTTGTCAATGTTTTTAGCTATAGTTCACGTATTTTAATAATTTGGAGTTGTACATGTCATGTTTGTCACCTTTTGTGGTTGATAAAGGAGGAGGAGCAAATTTCATTAAGATTCAAACCGCAATTGACTCAGCTAGAGATGCGGGGGGAGGTCTTGTATACATAAGGCCAGCTACCTACAAGGAGAATTTGCAACACTACGATGGAGTAGATTTATGCGGAATTGTTGGAATTGCTGATACACAATATTGTTCTATTGTTGGAACTCATTCACCTCCGCTAAAGGGAGCGATTTCTATTCGCAACGTGTGTTTAAGGAATGATAATTCAATTTTTTATTCTTTAGAAAGAGGTGAGAGTTCAATATTCTTGAATAGTTGTTTTTTAGGTGTCAATGATGGGTATGTATTTGATTTACCTAACTGGAAATTGCCAGGGAAACTAGTTGGTTTTGATATTGGAGATGCTGGGTCTAATAATAATGGTTTTGTTAACAACTTGGGAGGAGCATCCGTACTGTTAATTGCAGCGACAGTTGGAAAAGGGACTAAGCACATGATTTTATCCGGTGAGGTGAATTTTTTTACCGTTCAAACTTGTTGTCCTATTACACTTCAAAAATCCTCTAAAACAAATTTATTATCTGGATGCTGTGTTGAAAAAACAGTATTTCTTAAAGACGAATCTTCATTGAGCATGATAAATTCAAATTTTAGCAACTTAAACGGTCCGATTATCTATTACGATACAAGAGGTAATTCAATGATTTCAGAAGTTGCAGTTAATTCTCATGAAGAGCCGATAGTCGAAGGATCTGGTCAAGGAATACTTACTATTGGAAGTATTACATCTGCAAGTCGTTTAAAGATAGCGAAAACAATTAATGTAAAGTTTGGAGAATTTTCTACAGGTAATATATTTTTATCTCAACCAGGTAAAGGCTTATATCTTGCGGAAGGAAAAGATGCAAAAATGGGAACTAGTAAATTATCTTTTGGGACTTGCTATGTTGTAACTTCTGCAGTAACAGCGACCTCAAGAATATTCTTGACACCTCAAGCTATAGGAAATAACATTGGTACTGTCTCTATTTCTGAAAAACATGTTGGAAATGGTTTTAAGATTACTTCTTCAAATTACGAAGATGATTCAGAGATAGCATGGTTGATTGTTGATGGATGTTAATAAGATGGATTTTGTGCGATCAAGGAAATTTCTACTACCTTTGTGCTTATTGCTTTTTTGTTTTTTTTCTCCTGTTAAGCTGTGTTCTTTGCAGGAGATGCCTTTGTATCCAATCACTCCATTTGTAGTTGGAAATCAAAATGAAGCAAATTATCAAACTATTCAAAGTGCTTTACTGGCAGCACATAAAGCAGGGAGAGGAATTGTTGTTATCCAGCCCGGGATATACAATGAAGATTTAATCTTATATGATAAAACTCAAGTTGTAGGAGCTATCGGTTTAGGAGATTTTGGAGACTTTATTATTATTGGGACACATACTCCACCTGAAACTGGTTCTTTTTCTTTTAGAAATGTTTTTCTTAAAAGCGATAATAGTATTTTTAGCAGTAAGAAAGCAGGGACCGCTAACTTAATGCTGATCGATGTAGCTGTTGCTGTTCATGAGGGATACACTTTTAATTTGCCGAATTGGAAAGGAAGTCTGTCTGCCTTTGATATTGGAGAAATAGGATCGAAAAACGATGGGTGGGTCTATAATCTTGGAGGGGCTAATATTTTTATGACAAATCTTTCTATGGGATTTGGTTCAATTAACCCTATGGTTGTTAGCGGATCAACTTTTATTTTTGGTGCGGCAGTCAAATGTCCTGTTAAATTTTTAAAAGGCAGTAATGGTGTCATTGCAGGTGGAACAATTTGTGAAAAACAAGTAGTGTTTGAAGATGATGCATCTTTTTGTGTCTTAAACAGTACTTTTATGTCAAATAAAACCCCTCCAATAGTTTATAATTCTTCTGCACAATCTTCATTTTCTTCTGTGAATGTTGTAACTGAAGATGATTTCTCGCTACAAGGAAGCGGAAAAGGGCTATTGCTGCTTAATGGTGTGTCTATGAGCAGAGGGAAAAATATAGCAAAAAGCTTGAATATAGATGGTGGGTGTTTTTTTACAGGTGAGTTAGTTGCTGGAGTTCCAGGTAAAGGTCTATCTATAGCTGAGGGACAAAATAGTAAGATGGGGATTGCACAGCTAAATCATGGGAGTTGTAAAATTGTAAACTCTTCTGTGACTAATAATTCTCGTATATTTCTAACCCCTCAAGACACGAAAATCAATAAACAGGGCTTTCTGTGTATTCAAAACATTGATCCAGGGAATGGATTTAACATAGTTTCTTCTAATAAAGAAGATAACTCTCAAGTAGCGTGGTTAATTGTTGAGGGAAATTGATTTATTGTTACTTTCCGGAAATACGACCATCTCCATAATGACGGAACATCTTTCTTTTATCTTCTAGATAAACGTCAAACACCACAATCATACACCCTAAGGTGATAATCAGAGTTCCGATAATGGTTGTTGTCTTCACAGGTTCTCTAGTTAATATCCAATTGATGGTTTCGACAAACACTGGTAAAAAATAGCTTAGCGCTCCGATTATATAAGCTTCCGTATAATAAAAAGCCTCCCATATACAGAAAAGCATCATGCCGAAAAAAATTCCAGAAAAAGCCATGGTTACTATATCTTCTAGGCGAATTGGGTGCCATCCTTGGACTATTCCTAAAATAATGGCTATGATTAGAGATGATATAAATCCGAGTGCAGATTGATAAAGACCAATTCTTAACGGAGGATCTTGTTTTACGAGGTAGGTTGTTATAATGGTAATTATGGCTAGAGTAACCCCGGACATAGTTCCAAAAAAACCCCCTAAAATGTCAAAAATAGATTTAATATCAAAAGAGTAAACAAAAAATATACCGAAGACTCCAATGAAGATACCGAGCCAGGAAATCTTGCTAACCTTAATTCCAATGATTGCTAAAAAAACAACAATACACAGAGCATCGATGCTATAAAGCATTGAGTTATCGACTGTACTTGTCCATACCCTTGCAAGAGAATAAAACCATAAGCTGAGAATTGCAAAAATTGATCTCCAGATCAGAAGTTTCGGCTCTTTTGCTTTAAAGAAGTTTCTTCCTCTAATCATGCTAAATACGAAGAAGAAAATAAACATTGTTAGGTGAATGAGTGTGAACTCAAGGAATACATTAGATAAATTAGCTGAAACGTTGATTTTTGAGCTAGTGTTGCTTACTTGAAATAAAACAGTATAAAAGGCTGCTAACAGCCAACCTACAAGAGTTAAAATAATTCCCAAATGCCGTTTTTCTTGTGTAACAACTGGAACTTTATGATGTTCTTCAGCTAGAAGCGCAAGTGTTTTATAACGATTGAAAAATTTCATTCGATTCTTCTTCTTTGAAGAAAGACTTTTGAGCTTTACACCATTCGTTCCATGAAGGGTCAATTAAATGTTTGTTTGCTGTTTTCGCCCCTTCAATATTAGTTTGGAATTTGAACGGGAGCTCTTTAGCTTTCAGTTTTTCTACTATCACTTCACATACTTGATCAACAGGTTGTAAGTCAAGAGAGATGTTTTCTAAAGGGGGGTATGGGTTGTTATCATGAAAATAATGTCCGGTTTGAAGTTCTATTCCCGTATCTATTGGACCGGGCTGAACGACAGAAACAATAATATTCCATCGAGAGAGAGTTACAGCCCAATCAAAAGCTATGGACTCTAAAGCAGCTTTAGATGCTGAATAAAGACCGATGTATGCACCGCTGTCTATTGCTCTAATGCTGCTAACAAATAAGATTTTTCCGTATCTTTGTTTTCTAAAATATGGAAGGAATAATTGAGTCAACCTAAATGGGGCAAAGAAGTTAACCTCAAACATCCTTCTGGATTCCTCTAACGTCATACTATCCACCGGGCCTACAAAAGCAATTCCGGCATTATGGATGAGAATATCGATTTTGCCTGACGTTTTGATGATGTGATTTACCGCATTGATTAAGCTCACTTCAATAGTGAGGTCTAAAAAAACTGGGTAGGAACCATTTGGAGCTGCGGAAGTGTTCCGTACACCACAATAGACAGTATTCCCTTCTTCAATGAATTTTTTCGCTAGAGCTTTCCCTAGCCCTTTTGAGGCCCCTGTTATGAAAATGATCTGTTTTTTCATATTCATTATCCTTAATTAGTTCCGTTTCAAGTGCTTGTTGAAATTGATGGTCAAGTTCTAAAAAACCTTTTGTGTTTACATTTGTCAAATAAGCCTGGCAAATTGCTCCAAAAATAAGAGAACGGGTTAATTGGAAGTTGTCTGTGTCAATGGCTGAATAATCATCATCAAAATTTACTGGAAATCCACAATTAAGAAGGGTAATGCCTTGAATACATAAGTCTGTGTGACAATTTGAGGTCTGAGAAATTTTTTTTCGAAGAAATAACGAATCAAATTCTCTATCCGAAGATGATACACTTGCAAGTACCACGGGCTTCTTTAGATATTTAAAAGCTTGGTTTGAAAGAGAACACTCGCCTGTAGAGCCAATAATTAAGTCAAAATGACTTAATCTTGAATTTAATTGTTTACTGGGGAACATACTTCTTGATGGGTTTGCGTCGAAATATGAAATGTCGTATTTGTCTTTTAAAAACGAAAATATGATTTGACCTAGAGTTCCATAGCCCATTATTAAAATATTTTTTGGCCTTGGCGTTAAATGCTCTATTTTTTCATGTAATTTTCGAAGGGCAAGATTAATGATAATAGGACTTTCATATTTCATTTTTACCCATGAGCGAGCAGTATTAATTACTGGGAAGAAAAGGTTTAGTTTGGATAGCCTATTGAACCCTGCAGATGTTTGTTCAATACCTACAATATTTTCCAAAGTATGGGGAAGAATTTCGTTTGCAATGCGGATTAGAAACCCACCATCATCTAGAATTATAACTTTATCGAAATTCTTTAAATCGAGTTTTTTGATTATCGATGTAAAAAATTCATTAATGTGCTTATCAAATTCTTCATCATAGGCTGTATAGCTATTAAAATAAGCACTTTGAGGCGATACTTTTACTCCATCTTCATTTAATTGATTATAGACTATAGGGTCTATGGAGTAGCATTTTCCTATAACAAATAGATTTTGAGGTTTTAAGCCTTTTTGAAAAGCTTTTGTGAACATATTGTAAGTCGTTGTGTATAAATGCTGTACACATATAATCAGACAGTTCTGTAAATCTACTTTATCAAAAAAGTTAGACGACCATTCTAACAATGGAAGATTTCTTAAAAGAGGATTTTTTTCATTTAATTTTGGTTTCATGCTATACAATAAAATCTTAAAAATTTGACCAAAGATTATATCTAATTTGTTCAAAAAATCAACAGAAATCAGCTATTAGAGATTTTTTGTTTTGATTTATCATAAGAAATGTTAGAATTTCGTCTAAAATTTTCTTAGGAACTGCTTTATGTCTACGCATTTACTCATCGATTCTGAAAAACATCACCATAGTTCTAGCCTGAATACTGAAATACAAGTCTACGCATCAGAATCTGTTGTAAGCTGTCTGTCTAGATGCATAGAAACCGTCATTGTAGATGACATTCAACCAATTGAGACTTGTTGCCATCTTATTGCTAGAAGAGTAATACAAATAGTTGCTCCGCTTTTAGCAACAGCAGCAAAACTCTCATTTATTACCATTAGCGTTGATGCAGCAGGTTCAAATGCTGTTCTTGGCGGTCTTCTTGCATATGGAAATATCACAGCATTTTCGATTATTATTGGATGGTGTGCTTTGAATATGATTCGAGATTTGATAGCACCTAAGCATGCTGAAGAAATGGAAATCGAAAAATCCAAAATCCCAACCTGGGCAAATATTGCTATAGGTGTTAGTTCTTTTGTCTTGGGATTATTTGCTCAGTTTAGCCTGGCATATTTGGTCTACGTGTATAACAATAATAACATTTTGATGCCAATAGCTGTAATGGTTTCCGATCCCTGGTTTCCTATTTACTCAACTTGGTGTGGGTTGAGAGGACTTGCTCAGCAAAGAACTTATTCTGATCTTGAAAAAGAAATTTTAGATGTAAAGCAAGATCATATTTCTGGCCTTCGTCGAGGACAAGAGGAATTGAGTCTAATTTCTTCTACTGAAAGAAAAGATTTTTGCGAAAGATTAGGGAGAGTTAAGTCGGAGGCTGATGAGCGAATCGAAAAATATACTAATACAATGTTAGAGAGAAAGATAGAGGTTATTCCTAGACCAAGTCAAGTGTATCAGATAGCGGAAAAGGTAATTTTTGCTATCGGACTGGTTTTTCTTGTTAGCCAATACATTGTTATAGGACGTACAGGGTTTGCTGGCTGGCAACTTGTTTGGGACCAAAAAGTTTTTGATGGATTTATGACAGCAGTTGTTTTAGTCGCTTATCTATATATAACAGGGATTTCTATTCCTAATGCTGCAACTCGACTCTTTGGTCTAGTGATAGGGCTTGTTTGTTGTAATTATAGACCTTCACTTGCCCAAAAATCCGCTCCAATTATGGCAACGCTCCTTACACTAGTCACTTTATTTACAACAGGTCTTTCTTGGGGTCCAAACAAACAAATTTCGGAGGACTATTTTAACGGGTGGCTGCAAACGTTTATGTTAGCTACAGCTCCTGCTTCAGTTGTCTTATTGACAACTTCGATTGTGCTTATAGTAGCTGATATTGTTTTAGAGCACTATGTGGCTTGGTTTAAAGATGATGATGCAAGAGAATCTATGAGGCTCAAATGGAAATACGACGATTACATTCGGATCATAGACAAATGTTCTGTGTATGAGTATGCAAAATTTTTGAAAAGCACTCCTTTAGACTGTCTTGATAATATTTCGCCAAAAGCTAGAGGTTTAGTAGGTCGCTTAGATACTTATTTAGCACCGCAAGAGACCTCTCTTTTAATATAAACAATGATTTTCATGGAAATTATTGATTTAATATGTTTATTTTATTATCATATTGCTTTTTAAATTAAATCGATTTTTCATGCCTTATGAAAAAATTTTTTTTGATCGTTTTCTCTACTATTGTTTCTGGAGTTTTGATTGCATGTTCTCCAGCTCATTCTCCTATTTCTGTTACACAGGAAGTTTCTCAGTCAAACGAAAAAAATGTTTACCGCTTGAACATAGAGACTCAGTATTTGTTGTATATCATTGATGGAAAAAAAATCATTGAAGGTCGCTTGAACGTTCCTGATTTTGGTGATATGAAGAAAGGTGATTTGGTATATTTTACTGATGGAAATGGTGGGCAAGCAATTTGCTCGATAACAAGCGTTGGACGATACGATTCTTTTAATAAAATGCTTGTGTCTGAAGGTGTAATAAACATGCTTCCTCAAATAGACCCAAATACTAATTCTTCTGAAGAGATGCTGTTAAAAGGAACTAAAATCTACAGGAGCTTCCCTGGGTACAAGGAAGGGGTAAAGATTTATGGGGCGATTTCTTTTGGTCTTAAATTTTTGACAGATGAATCGGTTGCTAATATTGAGATTGTCAATGTGAATGATGCATAATTGAACTTAGCTAAAGTTCAAGCCTTTTCCATGTTTAGCTGACATTAATTCACAATGATCTCAGTAGAATTAGATAGTTTTAGCTAAGCTGTAGCTCGCTTTGCCTGCTGAGATATCATTGATAAAATTCATTTCTGATAATAATTCGTATACGTTTTCTTTAGGCGATAGACTTTCAGGGTACCAATTTTTAAGTGCTTTAGATTTAACAATTCTAATTTCAGGGAATAGTCGAACTACTTTCTGAGAGAGATGAATATTATCTGGCCCGCAAACTATATTGATCTTATAGAGTCCTTTCTTTTTCAACTTTTCGAAAACTGTTGTCCAATACGATTTGTGAGTTTTAAGAGGGCTATACCCTAAAATATGCCTCTTACCATGCTCTGTGATTCCGACCAATAAATAACCTATTCTCTTTTTTAAGACTTGTTGCTCGAAAAAAGGATTAATAAAAACGATA
Proteins encoded in this window:
- a CDS encoding FKBP-type peptidyl-prolyl cis-trans isomerase, with the protein product MSLKNLAYFFCGVIVTGITFIAWNYIDRSHVSISEEALGGMFYEELAKYPAECDVDKITLVMRDISYGKRKKMSRQDREEILFELASRESEEIARQNLLLAEAYLKSISNRPEIMSVIDEKVYIEILQQGSGEKVSQEDCVSIKFVQYDIDGKVIRDTQEQAIMIPLSRMIKGFKVGLEGTKVGERRKIYIHPDCGFSKIGRSDYPNQLLIYEVQVVSIHSHSSD
- a CDS encoding methyltransferase domain-containing protein, which gives rise to MYEDGLHHLSMFEGGYINFGYWDHVKSDNGILTKSQRIESEKNLYRFVGKRMRLGNRDKVLELGCGLGLGTVFLYENYYIDEIIGVDFSENQIARAMELHSDLLAHSKKVVFQKGDAQSLEFEDESFSKVISIEAAQHFESFELFANESYRVLKKDGLLGIATFFGKGAEGFSEACSLIPTIENGTDKLYMVSDIEKILYNAGFKDVEIISIGKNVWDYLDRWISQGSLKDSWDRNWLLGYKKQIFDYYVLLAKKPI
- a CDS encoding EamA family transporter; this translates as MKFFNRYKTLALLAEEHHKVPVVTQEKRHLGIILTLVGWLLAAFYTVLFQVSNTSSKINVSANLSNVFLEFTLIHLTMFIFFFVFSMIRGRNFFKAKEPKLLIWRSIFAILSLWFYSLARVWTSTVDNSMLYSIDALCIVVFLAIIGIKVSKISWLGIFIGVFGIFFVYSFDIKSIFDILGGFFGTMSGVTLAIITIITTYLVKQDPPLRIGLYQSALGFISSLIIAIILGIVQGWHPIRLEDIVTMAFSGIFFGMMLFCIWEAFYYTEAYIIGALSYFLPVFVETINWILTREPVKTTTIIGTLIITLGCMIVVFDVYLEDKRKMFRHYGDGRISGK
- a CDS encoding SDR family NAD(P)-dependent oxidoreductase, with the protein product MNMKKQIIFITGASKGLGKALAKKFIEEGNTVYCGVRNTSAAPNGSYPVFLDLTIEVSLINAVNHIIKTSGKIDILIHNAGIAFVGPVDSMTLEESRRMFEVNFFAPFRLTQLFLPYFRKQRYGKILFVSSIRAIDSGAYIGLYSASKAALESIAFDWAVTLSRWNIIVSVVQPGPIDTGIELQTGHYFHDNNPYPPLENISLDLQPVDQVCEVIVEKLKAKELPFKFQTNIEGAKTANKHLIDPSWNEWCKAQKSFFKEEESNEIFQSL
- a CDS encoding ASCH domain-containing protein, yielding MKKFFLIVFSTIVSGVLIACSPAHSPISVTQEVSQSNEKNVYRLNIETQYLLYIIDGKKIIEGRLNVPDFGDMKKGDLVYFTDGNGGQAICSITSVGRYDSFNKMLVSEGVINMLPQIDPNTNSSEEMLLKGTKIYRSFPGYKEGVKIYGAISFGLKFLTDESVANIEIVNVNDA